Within Nocardioides rotundus, the genomic segment GCCGGCGTCGCGCGCCCTGTCGCGCACCGCGGAGGCTGCCTCGACCCATCGCCGTGCCTCCACTGGATGGTGGCCGGACTCGATGCCGAGCAGGCCCTGGAAGTCGACGACCGCAGTGCCGACGTGATTGCGAGAGTGCACCACGGCCCGGGCCTTCGAGGGGTGGTCGCGCGCCGTCGACTCGGCGGCCTTGGCCGCCGTGGCGAGATCGCCGACCTGCCCGGCCGCTCCGGCCAGGACCGAGTCCTTCTGTGCGCGGAGTACATCATCGAGCTTCTCGTCGATGGTGGCGAGGTAGTCGGTGATCTCGTCCATCGCCTGGCTGTCGCGCTCATTCGATCTGACGCAACTGGCAGGGACGGGAGTCGATGAGACGGGAGTAGCCGGCCGCCGGCGTCCTAGTGTGGGCGCATGACCGACGACGGGCTCTCCTCGGCTGACGACCTTCTTCCAGAGGATCCAGCTGAGATGCTCTTGGGTGCGGTCGGCTTCGACGCACTCAGCCCGACCGACTTCGAAGAGTTCTGCTTCGACCTGATGTCAGAGACGGGTTTCGTGAACGTCGACTGGCGGAAGGGAACGCCCAAGGAATCCTCGCCGGCCGATCGCGGGCGCGACATCGTGGCTCAGCTCGAACGCCGCGACGTTGACGGACACCACTATCTCGAGACGTGGTTCGTCGACTGCAAGCACTACACACGTGGAGTGCCGCCCGAAGCGTTACAAGGGACGATCGCCTGGGCCACGGCCGAGCGGCCGGACACGGTGCTGTTTGTTGCCTCGGGATTCTTCACCAACGGAGCGAAGGACTGGATCTCAAGTTTCAACCAGACGAGGCCGGCGTTCCGCGTGAGGACGTGGGAAATGCCGCAACTGCGGAGGCTGCTGGCTGACCGGATGGATCTCGCGTTCAGGCATCAGGTTGAGACGTCTGCACTGCGTCGTGTCTCCGAAATCATGGAGGTCGAACACGAGCTGTTCGATCGGCTCTGGTACGGTCGCTCGGAGGCGTCGACTGGTGACGAGCGCCCCGAGGGCTATTCGGCGGAGATCTGGGCGACAGCACAGGCGGCCGCCCGCCGAATTGAGGAACAGTACGGAGTCGAGCTGCTCCGCAAGGACACCGAGACTCAGTTCGACTGGGGCATGCTCTCCGGAAAGATCTCTGCGATCCGCTGGGTCCTTGGGGCCGAATGGGACTTCCTCGACAGCTAGTTGTGACGGCTGATCGTGCCAAGACCTCCTAGTGTTAGACATTGAGAAGGCCCATTCCCGCAGACCATGAGCGGGTCGACCTCTGTCGCTGCGGTAGTCAGTCAACTTGCGTTGCTGGGCTGGCGCCCGCTAGCCCCGAGAGGGTTGCTCGAGTTCTGTGTCAGCCTCTTTGCCCGCGTGGCGCCCGGCTGCAAAGGCCGCATCCACTGCTGCACGGGTTCGCTCCGTGCTGCTGGGCATGAGATGGGTGTAGGTGCGCAAGGTGAACCCGGGGTCGCTGTGGCCGAGGTATTCGGACACGGCGCGAATCGATTCGCCGGCGTCTAGCAGCACGGAGGCGTACCAGTGGCGTAGAGCGTGCATGCCGTTGTCACGCGATTGCTCGATGCCCACATGGGCTTGGCCGGGCTTCCAGAGCCGTGTGTTGAAGTAGTTGCGGTTGAGGGCAGAACGCTCGCGTGTGGTGAGTATGAGCCCTGCGCTCGACTTCTTGTCCGCCTGGGGCGTTCCCCACGGAAGCGTGATGCTCCGTCGCGGGTAGGTAGCGAGGTGGTTGCTGAGTTCCGTCGCGACGCTCTCGGGCAAGGGGACGGTTCGGGTGTGGTTCCCCCCGAATCGTGGAGGGCTTCCTTATGCGGCTTCCCGGTCGGGGGCCGCGGTGTTCTCGTAGCTGACCGGGCTCATCATGCCTGCCGAGCTGTGCCGGCGTTCGTGGTTGTAGAACCCGTAGCACCAGTCCAGCACGACAGCCTGGGCCTGGCGGGTGTGCTCGAACTCGTGGCGTGAGAGAACCTCCCACTCCAGGCTGCTGAAGAACGCCTCAGCGGCGGCGTTGTCGAAGCACGACCCGACCCGGCCCATCGACTGCCGGATGCCCATGTCGCGGCACAGCTTGGTGAACGAGGTCGCGGTGTAGGTCGAGCCCCGGTCGGTGTGGAAGATGACCCGCTTGGTCTCCTCGGTGCGCCAACCCGGCTGGTTGACCGCATCGACGCCACCGCGAGCCGCCACGGCCATCTTGATCGCCGCGCACGCCAGCTCGGCGTCGGGGTGCAGGCTGGTCGCGGCGCCGAGCAGACGACGCGAGTACAGGTCGATCACGGTGGCCAGGTACAGCTTCCCGCTGGCCGTGGGGATCTCAGTCATGTCGCCAACCCAGCGGGCGTTAGGCCGCTGCGCGGTGAAGTCACGGCGCAGCAGGTCGGCGAACTTCGGTGCGGTCTTGTCCTGGCGTGTCAGACCGTTCCTCCGCTTGATCCGCCGGGCGACCAGCCCCTGGCGGCGCATCGAGTCCGCGACGGTCTTCTCGCTGACCTCCCACCCATCATCGAGCAGGTCAGCGTGCAACCGCGGGGAGCCGTGCAGGCCCCGCTTCTTGGTGAACATCACCTTCACGGCCCGGTCGATGGTGTAGCGGCGACGGTCCATAGCGGTGAACAGGCCGCTCGAGGCGCCCGGGCCGAGCGACCGGTCGCGCCACTTGTAGAACCACGCCAGGGACACCCCCAGCAGCAGGCAGGTCATCGTGTGCGGCACCCGGTAGATCGTCCTCTGGTCGGCGATGAAGCGTGCCACGCTCACTTCGTCGCCTCCTTCACCCACAGGACCACGGATCGCTTGAGGACATCACGCTCCATCCGGAGCTCGGCGTTCTCAGCACGCAGCCGCTTGAGCTCCTCGTGGTCGTCCTTCGACATTCCGTCGCGGCCCTCGCGTGCTTCCCGGGCCTGCTTGACCCAGTTGCCCAACGTGCCCTCGACCACGCCGAGGTTGCGCGCGACCTGAGCGATCGGCTTCCCGGTCTCTTCGACGATCCGGACAGCTCCCTCACGGAACTCCCGGTCGTACTTCTTCCGCTTCTGTGGCATCTCGATCCTCATTGTCGATGCCTCTACGGTCCGGGGGGAACCTCAGGGTCTTGTCGCCCTTCGGCAGGCCAAAGACCAGGCGGTTGCCTCCGAACACCTTGACTTGCCGCCTGACCTCCACAACTCCGCGGAGGAAGTCGACATCCTCGACCGCGAGCCCAAATACCTCGCCTTGGCGTAGTCCCAGCCCCGATCCCAACGTGACTGCGATCCTGTACTGCGGCGGAAGCGCGTCGTGCATGGAGGAGACCCACTCGGTCGGCCAAGGCACCACCTTGCGGCGCGACGTTGCGGGCCTTGTCACTGAACTCGCTTTGCACGGATTCTTGGCAATCATGTCGTCGTCGACCGCAGCCGAGAAGATGGCAGACACGTTAGAGAAGATGACGCGCCGGTAGGTCTCGGCCATCTCCATCGACCGTAGGAGCTTCTGGATGGTCGACGGCTTGATCTGTCGCAGCTCGAGGTGTCCTAGCGTCGGGAACACATGGAGCCTGAGTCGCAATTCGGTCGCCTCGTAGGTCAGCGGACTGAAGGTCCGACTGTCGAGCCACTCCTCGGCGTAGGCGCGAAATGAGATCCTGCCGGCGTCGACATCGAGGTAGGTTCCACGAAGTTTGTCCGCCTCGACCGTGTTGCGGAACGCAGCCGCCTCGGCCTTGCGTCGGAAGGTCTTACGACGCTGCCGCCCCTCGGGATCTCGGTAGTTGACGACGTAGCGAGGGCTGCCGTCGTCGGCTGGTCTCCCAGAGCTAATGCTTGCCATGGCAGCCCTCGGCAGCGTCGGACCGGGTGACCAAACATGCTGATGAGCATCTGCTCGCTGGTGGCGATGGAGTCGATTCCGGGTCAGGCTGATGGCCTGTCGGGATCACTGATTCTCCTCGAGTCGCAGCGTCCAATTGATCACGGTTGCTGCCCGCCAGCGCAGGTGCTTGCCGACACGGAAGCCGGCCGGGCCGTAACCTGTCGTCCGCCAGGAGTAGATGGTCTGCTTTGTCACGCCAAGGTAGGAAGCGACATCGTCGATGTCCCACAGCTCTTGGGCCTCGACCAGCCTGGGTGCCCGGCTTCCGCGGTCTCCGCGCCGCCGCGGCCCAAAGATTCCCGGTTCCATAGCCGGCACGTTCGAGTTCGTTGCCATCATCCAGCCCCTCCTCGCGGCGTTGACGGACAGTTGGTCTACGGGCACCTATGTCCGACGGCGGCATGGGAGCGATCACGTCGGCGGAAACGATGTGGCAGCAAGCTGACTCGGGCATCGCGGCGATGGTTGCCCAACTGTGCGATGCCAGGCTGGTGGCTCGGGCAACCGACCCGGGCCGCGACCTACCCGAAGAGTCCCCTGAGGACCGTGTGGCAGGAGATGGCGCTACCCAAATTTGTACCGGATTTGTAACAGACGAGCGGCTACCAACAGCAAACGCCGCCGAACGACCAAAAGGTCGCTCGGCGGCGTTTGTGCAGGTCAGCGGCTGTTCTTTGCGGTCGTTCGGCGTTGCTGAATGACCGCAGCCGGAGGCCCGGTTAGATGTCGTAATACAGCTCGAACTCGTGCGGATGCGGGCGGAGCTGGACAGGCAGGATCTCGTTGGAGCGCTTGTAGTCGATCCAGGTCTCGATCAGGTCGGGCGTGAAGACGTTGCCCTCGGTGAGGAAGTCGTGGTCGCGCTCGAGGTTGTCCATGACCGCGCCGAGGGAGGTCGGCACCTGGGCGATGTCGGCCATCTCGTCCGGCGGCAGCTCGTAGATGTCCTTGTCGATCGGCTCGGGCGGCTCGATCTTGTTCTGGATGCCGTCCAGGCCGGCGAGCAGCAGCGCGGAGAACGCGAGATAGGGGTTCGCCGACGGGTCGGGGCAGCGGAACTCGATCCGCTTCGCCTTCGGGTTCGCGCCGGTGATCGGGATCCGCACGCACGCCGACCGGTTCCGCTGGGAGTAGACCAGCGAGATCGGAGCCTCGAAGCCCGGCACCAGGCGGTGGTAGGAGTTCACCGTCGGGTTGGTGAAGGCCAGCAGCGACGGCGCGTGCTGCAGGATGCCGCCGATGTAGTGGCGCGCGGTGTCCGAGAGGCCGGCGTACCCCGTCTCGTCGTAGAACAGCGGCTCGCCGTCCTTCCAGATCGACTGGTGGCAGTGCATGCCCGAGCCGTTGTCGCCGAAGATCGGCTTCGGCATGAAGGTCGCGGTCTTGCCGTTGCGCCAGGCGACGTTCTTGACGATGTACTTGAACTTCATCACGTCGTCGGCCGCGCGCAGCAGCTCGTCGAACTTGTAGTTGATCTCCGCCTGCCCGGCCGTGCCGACCTCGTGGTGCGCGCGCTCGACGGTCAGGCCGACCGCCTCCAGCTCCTTGACCATCTCATCGCGCAGCTCGCCGAAGTGATCGTACGGCGCCACCGGGAAGTAGCCGCCCTTGTACTTCACCTTGTAGCCGCGGTTCGGGCGGTCCGCCGTACCGGCCGCGCCGGAGTTCCACGCGCCCGCCTCGGAGTCCACGCGGTAGAAGCCCTCGTTCGCCGAGGTCTCGAAGCGCACCTCGTCGAAGACGTAGAACTCCGCCTCCGGCGCGAAGAACGCGGTGTCGCCGATCCCGGTGCTCTGCAGGTAGGCCATCGCCTTCTTCGCGATGTTCCGCGGGTCGCGGGAGTAGGCCTCGCCGGTGATCGGGTCGTGGATGAAGAAGTTGAGGACCAGCGTCTTCGCCGTACGGAACGGGTCGATGTAGGCGGTCGTCGGGTCCGGCAGCAGCGACATGTCCGACTCGTG encodes:
- a CDS encoding helix-turn-helix transcriptional regulator, which translates into the protein MMATNSNVPAMEPGIFGPRRRGDRGSRAPRLVEAQELWDIDDVASYLGVTKQTIYSWRTTGYGPAGFRVGKHLRWRAATVINWTLRLEENQ
- a CDS encoding site-specific integrase; translated protein: MASISSGRPADDGSPRYVVNYRDPEGRQRRKTFRRKAEAAAFRNTVEADKLRGTYLDVDAGRISFRAYAEEWLDSRTFSPLTYEATELRLRLHVFPTLGHLELRQIKPSTIQKLLRSMEMAETYRRVIFSNVSAIFSAAVDDDMIAKNPCKASSVTRPATSRRKVVPWPTEWVSSMHDALPPQYRIAVTLGSGLGLRQGEVFGLAVEDVDFLRGVVEVRRQVKVFGGNRLVFGLPKGDKTLRFPPDRRGIDNEDRDATEAEEVRPGVP
- the glnA gene encoding type I glutamate--ammonia ligase, whose protein sequence is MFSNSDELLRYIKDEGVEMVDVRFCDLPGVMQHFTVPVSSFDESVFEDGLAFDGSSIRGFQAIHESDMSLLPDPTTAYIDPFRTAKTLVLNFFIHDPITGEAYSRDPRNIAKKAMAYLQSTGIGDTAFFAPEAEFYVFDEVRFETSANEGFYRVDSEAGAWNSGAAGTADRPNRGYKVKYKGGYFPVAPYDHFGELRDEMVKELEAVGLTVERAHHEVGTAGQAEINYKFDELLRAADDVMKFKYIVKNVAWRNGKTATFMPKPIFGDNGSGMHCHQSIWKDGEPLFYDETGYAGLSDTARHYIGGILQHAPSLLAFTNPTVNSYHRLVPGFEAPISLVYSQRNRSACVRIPITGANPKAKRIEFRCPDPSANPYLAFSALLLAGLDGIQNKIEPPEPIDKDIYELPPDEMADIAQVPTSLGAVMDNLERDHDFLTEGNVFTPDLIETWIDYKRSNEILPVQLRPHPHEFELYYDI
- a CDS encoding IS3 family transposase yields the protein MSVARFIADQRTIYRVPHTMTCLLLGVSLAWFYKWRDRSLGPGASSGLFTAMDRRRYTIDRAVKVMFTKKRGLHGSPRLHADLLDDGWEVSEKTVADSMRRQGLVARRIKRRNGLTRQDKTAPKFADLLRRDFTAQRPNARWVGDMTEIPTASGKLYLATVIDLYSRRLLGAATSLHPDAELACAAIKMAVAARGGVDAVNQPGWRTEETKRVIFHTDRGSTYTATSFTKLCRDMGIRQSMGRVGSCFDNAAAEAFFSSLEWEVLSRHEFEHTRQAQAVVLDWCYGFYNHERRHSSAGMMSPVSYENTAAPDREAA
- a CDS encoding transposase, which gives rise to MPQKRKKYDREFREGAVRIVEETGKPIAQVARNLGVVEGTLGNWVKQAREAREGRDGMSKDDHEELKRLRAENAELRMERDVLKRSVVLWVKEATK
- a CDS encoding restriction endonuclease, with the translated sequence MTDDGLSSADDLLPEDPAEMLLGAVGFDALSPTDFEEFCFDLMSETGFVNVDWRKGTPKESSPADRGRDIVAQLERRDVDGHHYLETWFVDCKHYTRGVPPEALQGTIAWATAERPDTVLFVASGFFTNGAKDWISSFNQTRPAFRVRTWEMPQLRRLLADRMDLAFRHQVETSALRRVSEIMEVEHELFDRLWYGRSEASTGDERPEGYSAEIWATAQAAARRIEEQYGVELLRKDTETQFDWGMLSGKISAIRWVLGAEWDFLDS